In Mustela erminea isolate mMusErm1 chromosome 15, mMusErm1.Pri, whole genome shotgun sequence, the following proteins share a genomic window:
- the TSC22D1 gene encoding TSC22 domain family protein 1 isoform X4, whose product MHQPPESTAAAAAAAADISARKMAHPAMFPRRGSGSGSASALNAAGTGVGSSATSSEDFPPPSLLQPPPPAASSTSGPQPPPPQSLNLLSQAQLQAQPLAPGGTQMKKKSGFQITSVTPAQISASISSNNSIAEDTESYDDLDESHTEDLSSSEILDVSLSRATDLGEPERSSSEETLNNFQEAETPGAVSPNQPHLPQPHLPHLPQQNVVINGNAHPHHLHHHHHIHHGHHLHHGHHHPSHAGVASTSIPGGPPSSPVSRKLSATGSSDSVMPAVPTSAVSSGGSPASVMTNIRAPSTTGSIGISSVTGTNTMNTVNITAVGSFNPSVTSSMLSNASVNASNIPSAASVSVGPGVSSGVNVNILSGMGNGTISSSAVVNSAPNAAAGMTVGSVSSQQQQPTVNTSRFRVVKLDSSSEPFKKGRWTCTEFYEKDNAAPAAEGVAMNKVVETVKQNPAEVTSERESTSGSSVSSSVSTLSHYTESVGSGEMGAPTVVVQPQPQPPTLQGMALQQVDFSSSGPPSISQSQITQVQLQPQELSYPQKQGLQPVPLQATLSAATGIQPPPVSVVGVTSALGQQPSISSLAQPQLPYPQTAPPVQAPLPGAPPQQLQYGQQQPAVSTQMVPSHGKAVTQNPASEYVQQPPILQTAVSSGQPCAAGVGAGTAVMPTAQPQSIQLPVQPAAIQAQPAGASGQPVGQAQAAVSVVPPGSQIANIGQQASIPTAVQGPSTQVTPSVIPQGAPPSSQIVPPAPTAIIHQGVQTSASSLPQQLVLAPQSTLLTVPPQPQGVESVAQVSQPLPAVSPLPSASSISVTNQVSSTGPSGMPSAPTNLVPPQNIAQTPATQNGNLVQSVSQPPLIATNINLPLAQQIPLSSTQFSAQSLAQAIGSQIEDARRPAEPSLVGLPQTISGDSGGMSAVSDGSSSSLAASASLFPLKVLPLTTPLVDGEDESSLFQCFSPTRGARSDPRTTDTAKTTESF is encoded by the coding sequence ATGCACCAGCCGCCTGAGTCCACCGCCGCCGCGGCCGCGGCCGCTGCAGACATTAGTGCTAGGAAGATGGCGCACCCGGCAATGTTCCCTAGAAGGGGCAGCGGTAGTGGCAGCGCCTCTGCTCTCAATGCAGCAGGTACCGGCGTTGGTAGTAGTGCCACATCTTCCGAGGATTTTCCGCCTCCGTCGCTGCTCCAGCCGCCACCTCCTGCAGCATCTTCTACGTCGGGACCACAGCCTCCGCCTCCACAAAGCCTGAACCTCCTTTCGCAGGCTCAGCTGCAGGCACAGCCTCTTGCGCCAGGCGGAActcagatgaaaaagaaaagtggctTCCAGATAACGAGCGTTACCCCGGCTCAGATCTCCGCCAGCATCAGCTCTAACAACAGTATAGCAGAGGACACTGAGAGCTATGATGATCTGGACGAATCTCACACGGAAGATCTGTCTTCTTCCGAGATCCTTGATGTGTCACTTTCCAGGGCTACTGACTTGGGGGAGCCTGAACGCAGCTCCTCAGAAGAGACTCTGAATAACTTCCAGGAAGCTGAGACACCTGGGGCAGTTTCTCCCAACCAGCCCCACCTTCCGCAGCCTCATTTGCCTCACCTTCCCCAACAGAATGTTGTGATCAATGGGAATGCTCATCCACACCacctccatcaccaccatcacatTCATCACGGGCACCACCTACACCATGGGCACCACCATCCATCCCATGCTGGTGTGGCCAGTACATCCATTCCCGGAGGGCCACCCTCGAGTCCAGTATCCAGAAAACTCTCGGCCACGGGAAGCTCTGACAGTGTTATGCCAGCTGTACCAACTTCTGCTGTCTCATCGGGTGGCTCACCTGCATCTGTAATGACTAATATCCGTGCTCCAAGTACTACCGGCAGTATAGGTATAAGTTCTGTTACTGGCACGaatacaatgaatactgttaacaTTACTGCTGTGGGTAGTTTTAATCCTAGTGTGACGAGCAGCATGCTTAGTAATGCTAGTGTAAATGCAAGCAATATTCCTAGTGCTGCTAGTGTGAGCGTGGGGCCTGGAGTTAGCAGCGGTGTTAATGTGAATATCTTGAGTGGCATGGGCAATGGTACTATTTCTTCCTCCGCTGTTGTCAACAGTGCCCCTAACGCAGCTGCAGGGATGACTGTGGGATCTGTTTCAAGTCAGCAGCAACAGCCAACAGTTAACACGTCCAGGTTCAGAGTTGTGAAGTTAGATTCTAGTTCCGAACCCTTTAAAAAAGGTAGATGGACTTGCACCGAGTTCTATGAGAAAGACAATGCTGCACCTGCTGCAGAAGGTGTGGCGATGAATAAAGTGGTGGAAACAGTAAAGCAAAACCCAGCAGAAGTGACTTCTGAGAGGGAGAGCACTAGTGGGAGCTCAGTGAGCAGTAGTGTCAGCACACTGAGTCACTACACAGAGAGTGTGGGAAGTGGAGAGATGGGAGCCCCGACTGTGGTGGtgcagccgcagccgcagccgccaACTCTTCAAGGTATGGCTCTTCAGCAGGTGGATTTCAGCAGCTCTGGTCCTCCGAGTATCTCTCAATCGCAGATCACGCAAGTACAATTACAGCCTCAAGAACTGAGCTATCCTCAAAAGCAAGGTCTTCAGCCAGTACCTCTGCAAGCCACGCTCAGTGCTGCCACTGGTATCCAGCCACCACCTGTTAGCGTGGTTGGTGTAACTTCAGCTTTAGGTCAGCAGCCTTCCATTTCCAGTTTGGCTCAACCCCAACTGCCATATCCTCAGACGGCTCCTCCAGTGCAGGCTCCCCTTCCAGGGGCCCCACCCCAACAGTTACAGTATGGACAGCAGCAACCGGCTGTTTCTACGCAGATGGTCCCAAGCCATGGCAAAGCAGTGACTCAGAATCCCGCTTCAGAGTATGTACAGCAGCCACCGATTCTCCAAACAGCAGTGTCCTCGGGACAGCCCTGCGCTGCAGGAGTGGGAGCAGGAACAGCAGTGATGCCTACAGCCCAGCCACAGAGTATCCAGCTGCCAGTGCAGCCCGCAGCAATCCAAGCACAACCTGCAGGGGCATCTGGCCAGCCTGTTGGCCAGGCTCAGGCGGCTGTATCTGTTGTACCTCCTGGCAGTCAGATTGCAAATATTGGTCAACAAGCGAGCATACCTACTGCAGTGCAGGGACCCTCTACCCAAGTCACACCTTCAGTTATTCCGCAAGGTGCTCCTCCATCTTCACAGATAGTCCCACCTGCTCCAACTGCGATTATTCATCAGGGAGTTCAAACTAGTGCTTCAAGCCTTCCTCAACAGTTGGTCCTTGCACCCCAAAGTACCTTGTTAACTGTGCCTCCCCAGCCTCAAGGAGTAGAATCAGTAGCTCAAGTTTCGCAGCCGTTGCCTGCAGTTAGCCCTTTGCCCTCTGCTAGTAGTATTTCTGTTACAAATCAGGTTAGTTCAACCGGTCCTTCTGGAATGCCTTCTGCCCCAACAAACTTGGTTCCACCACAGAATATAGCACAAACCCCTGCCACTCAAAATGGCAATTTGGTTCAAAGTGTTAGCCAACCTCCCTTGATAGCAACTAATATAAATCTGCCTTTGGCACAACAGATCCCACTAAGTTCTACTCAGTTCTCCGCACAATCATTAGCTCAGGCAATTGGAAGCCAAATTGAAGATGCCAGGCGCCCAGCGGAACCCTCCTTAGTTGGCTTACCTCAGACTATCAGTGGTGACAGTGGGGGAATGTCAGCAGTCTCAGATGGGAGTAGCAGCAGCCTAGcagcctctgcttctcttttcccGTTGAAGGTGCTACCGCTGACGACACCCCTGGTGGATGGCGAGGATGAGAG
- the TSC22D1 gene encoding TSC22 domain family protein 1 isoform X5 encodes MHQPPESTAAAAAAAADISARKMAHPAMFPRRGSGSGSASALNAAGTGVGSSATSSEDFPPPSLLQPPPPAASSTSGPQPPPPQSLNLLSQAQLQAQPLAPGGTQMKKKSGFQITSVTPAQISASISSNNSIAEDTESYDDLDESHTEDLSSSEILDVSLSRATDLGEPERSSSEETLNNFQEAETPGAVSPNQPHLPQPHLPHLPQQNVVINGNAHPHHLHHHHHIHHGHHLHHGHHHPSHAGVASTSIPGGPPSSPVSRKLSATGSSDSVMPAVPTSAVSSGGSPASVMTNIRAPSTTGSIGISSVTGTNTMNTVNITAVGSFNPSVTSSMLSNASVNASNIPSAASVSVGPGVSSGVNVNILSGMGNGTISSSAVVNSAPNAAAGMTVGSVSSQQQQPTVNTSRFRVVKLDSSSEPFKKGRWTCTEFYEKDNAAPAAEGVAMNKVVETVKQNPAEVTSERESTSGSSVSSSVSTLSHYTESVGSGEMGAPTVVVQPQPQPPTLQGMALQQVDFSSSGPPSISQSQITQVQLQPQELSYPQKQGLQPVPLQATLSAATGIQPPPVSVVGVTSALGQQPSISSLAQPQLPYPQTAPPVQAPLPGAPPQQLQYGQQQPAVSTQMVPSHGKAVTQNPASEYVQQPPILQTAVSSGQPCAAGVGAGTAVMPTAQPQSIQLPVQPAAIQAQPAGASGQPVGQAQAAVSVVPPGSQIANIGQQASIPTAVQGPSTQVTPSVIPQGAPPSSQIVPPAPTAIIHQGVQTSASSLPQQLVLAPQSTLLTVPPQPQGVESVAQVSQPLPAVSPLPSASSISVTNQVSSTGPSGMPSAPTNLVPPQNIAQTPATQNGNLVQSVSQPPLIATNINLPLAQQIPLSSTQFSAQSLAQAIGSQIEDARRPAEPSLVGLPQTISGDSGGMSAVSDGSSSSLAASASLFPLKVLPLTTPLVDGEDESCWYISKLAGRARRK; translated from the coding sequence ATGCACCAGCCGCCTGAGTCCACCGCCGCCGCGGCCGCGGCCGCTGCAGACATTAGTGCTAGGAAGATGGCGCACCCGGCAATGTTCCCTAGAAGGGGCAGCGGTAGTGGCAGCGCCTCTGCTCTCAATGCAGCAGGTACCGGCGTTGGTAGTAGTGCCACATCTTCCGAGGATTTTCCGCCTCCGTCGCTGCTCCAGCCGCCACCTCCTGCAGCATCTTCTACGTCGGGACCACAGCCTCCGCCTCCACAAAGCCTGAACCTCCTTTCGCAGGCTCAGCTGCAGGCACAGCCTCTTGCGCCAGGCGGAActcagatgaaaaagaaaagtggctTCCAGATAACGAGCGTTACCCCGGCTCAGATCTCCGCCAGCATCAGCTCTAACAACAGTATAGCAGAGGACACTGAGAGCTATGATGATCTGGACGAATCTCACACGGAAGATCTGTCTTCTTCCGAGATCCTTGATGTGTCACTTTCCAGGGCTACTGACTTGGGGGAGCCTGAACGCAGCTCCTCAGAAGAGACTCTGAATAACTTCCAGGAAGCTGAGACACCTGGGGCAGTTTCTCCCAACCAGCCCCACCTTCCGCAGCCTCATTTGCCTCACCTTCCCCAACAGAATGTTGTGATCAATGGGAATGCTCATCCACACCacctccatcaccaccatcacatTCATCACGGGCACCACCTACACCATGGGCACCACCATCCATCCCATGCTGGTGTGGCCAGTACATCCATTCCCGGAGGGCCACCCTCGAGTCCAGTATCCAGAAAACTCTCGGCCACGGGAAGCTCTGACAGTGTTATGCCAGCTGTACCAACTTCTGCTGTCTCATCGGGTGGCTCACCTGCATCTGTAATGACTAATATCCGTGCTCCAAGTACTACCGGCAGTATAGGTATAAGTTCTGTTACTGGCACGaatacaatgaatactgttaacaTTACTGCTGTGGGTAGTTTTAATCCTAGTGTGACGAGCAGCATGCTTAGTAATGCTAGTGTAAATGCAAGCAATATTCCTAGTGCTGCTAGTGTGAGCGTGGGGCCTGGAGTTAGCAGCGGTGTTAATGTGAATATCTTGAGTGGCATGGGCAATGGTACTATTTCTTCCTCCGCTGTTGTCAACAGTGCCCCTAACGCAGCTGCAGGGATGACTGTGGGATCTGTTTCAAGTCAGCAGCAACAGCCAACAGTTAACACGTCCAGGTTCAGAGTTGTGAAGTTAGATTCTAGTTCCGAACCCTTTAAAAAAGGTAGATGGACTTGCACCGAGTTCTATGAGAAAGACAATGCTGCACCTGCTGCAGAAGGTGTGGCGATGAATAAAGTGGTGGAAACAGTAAAGCAAAACCCAGCAGAAGTGACTTCTGAGAGGGAGAGCACTAGTGGGAGCTCAGTGAGCAGTAGTGTCAGCACACTGAGTCACTACACAGAGAGTGTGGGAAGTGGAGAGATGGGAGCCCCGACTGTGGTGGtgcagccgcagccgcagccgccaACTCTTCAAGGTATGGCTCTTCAGCAGGTGGATTTCAGCAGCTCTGGTCCTCCGAGTATCTCTCAATCGCAGATCACGCAAGTACAATTACAGCCTCAAGAACTGAGCTATCCTCAAAAGCAAGGTCTTCAGCCAGTACCTCTGCAAGCCACGCTCAGTGCTGCCACTGGTATCCAGCCACCACCTGTTAGCGTGGTTGGTGTAACTTCAGCTTTAGGTCAGCAGCCTTCCATTTCCAGTTTGGCTCAACCCCAACTGCCATATCCTCAGACGGCTCCTCCAGTGCAGGCTCCCCTTCCAGGGGCCCCACCCCAACAGTTACAGTATGGACAGCAGCAACCGGCTGTTTCTACGCAGATGGTCCCAAGCCATGGCAAAGCAGTGACTCAGAATCCCGCTTCAGAGTATGTACAGCAGCCACCGATTCTCCAAACAGCAGTGTCCTCGGGACAGCCCTGCGCTGCAGGAGTGGGAGCAGGAACAGCAGTGATGCCTACAGCCCAGCCACAGAGTATCCAGCTGCCAGTGCAGCCCGCAGCAATCCAAGCACAACCTGCAGGGGCATCTGGCCAGCCTGTTGGCCAGGCTCAGGCGGCTGTATCTGTTGTACCTCCTGGCAGTCAGATTGCAAATATTGGTCAACAAGCGAGCATACCTACTGCAGTGCAGGGACCCTCTACCCAAGTCACACCTTCAGTTATTCCGCAAGGTGCTCCTCCATCTTCACAGATAGTCCCACCTGCTCCAACTGCGATTATTCATCAGGGAGTTCAAACTAGTGCTTCAAGCCTTCCTCAACAGTTGGTCCTTGCACCCCAAAGTACCTTGTTAACTGTGCCTCCCCAGCCTCAAGGAGTAGAATCAGTAGCTCAAGTTTCGCAGCCGTTGCCTGCAGTTAGCCCTTTGCCCTCTGCTAGTAGTATTTCTGTTACAAATCAGGTTAGTTCAACCGGTCCTTCTGGAATGCCTTCTGCCCCAACAAACTTGGTTCCACCACAGAATATAGCACAAACCCCTGCCACTCAAAATGGCAATTTGGTTCAAAGTGTTAGCCAACCTCCCTTGATAGCAACTAATATAAATCTGCCTTTGGCACAACAGATCCCACTAAGTTCTACTCAGTTCTCCGCACAATCATTAGCTCAGGCAATTGGAAGCCAAATTGAAGATGCCAGGCGCCCAGCGGAACCCTCCTTAGTTGGCTTACCTCAGACTATCAGTGGTGACAGTGGGGGAATGTCAGCAGTCTCAGATGGGAGTAGCAGCAGCCTAGcagcctctgcttctcttttcccGTTGAAGGTGCTACCGCTGACGACACCCCTGGTGGATGGCGAGGATGAGAG